From Gallus gallus isolate bGalGal1 chromosome 14, bGalGal1.mat.broiler.GRCg7b, whole genome shotgun sequence, one genomic window encodes:
- the SUN1 gene encoding SUN domain-containing protein 1 isoform X18 — translation MSRRSLRLAAAGFNKPDSARNDLLHDSSYAGNVTFRDQSSKMVKQRKSINKQSGSVRDVPRKNLSSSPIFNQSSFLSRASDTSMVSTVLDESSIREQTEVDHFWGSDATLLQRNGDIATAETQTTMINGYTCSDCSMLSERKEVLTAYSASSVPSSRIYSRDRSQKHASRGTYFYMSKILRLVRHTAASFASLLVQLFQMVLLKQSYESKAHSDYCGSMNIKEFYREDSHLDVNEESIWRAASGIFRLLRAGWNQLLTLLSLLKVFILRKCLPKISRLLLFLIPLLFLLGLWFWGFDTFIALLPLLNRTRIDKVQSVDDSTYVPDPQPDSSRFVQPPKDTINIFDSARISELEKQMAFVSDRCHHHDEEYSKVLLLLHNLQDQVAQMGNRNEILKLIKNVMDQHLKDKRLEEKTDFLALHQEHNLRIITLEDLLRKLSAESKDIQKELEIAKAKTIRDGDEHNQLLSRVKKLELELSQVKSELLTGESVKTSCEKIDVIHEKVDAQVKESVKMMLFGDQHKDFPESLLQWLTSNFVTRSDLQTLLQDLELQILKNITVQMAVTNQRITSEVVTNAVNNAGISGITEAQAQIIVNNALKLYSQDKTGMVDFALESGGGSILSTRCSETYETKTALISLFGIPLWYFSQSPRVVIQPDMYPGNCWAFKGSEGYLVVRLSMKIYPTAFSLEHIPKTLSPSGNITSAPRKFSVYGLDDEYQEEGTFLGQYVYDQEGEPLQMFTVEKSENVFQIVELRILSNWGHAEYTCLYRFRVHGKPAE, via the exons ATGTCTCGGCGTAGTTTACGGTTAGCTGCTGCAGGATTTAATAAACCAGATAGTGCCCGAAATGATCTCCTTCATGACAGCTCTTACGCCGGGAATGTGACTTTCAGGGATCAGTCTTCTAA GATGGTGAAGCAGCGCAAAAGCATAAACAAACAGTCTGGCAGTGTGAGAGACGTGCCAAGGAAAAATCTGTCCAGCTCTCCCATTTTTAACCAAAGCAGTTTCCTTAGCCGTGCCAGCGATACATCAATGGTATCCACTGTGTTGGATGAATCTTCGATTCGAGAGCAGACAGAAGTTGATCATTTCTGGG GTAGTGATGCCACGCTCTTGCAGAGAAATGGCGATATAGCAACAGCGGAAACACAGACTACGATGATAAATGGGTACACGTGCAGTGACTGCAGCATGCTTTCTGAACGGAAGGAGGTTCTTACAGCATactctgcttcttctgtgccATCTTCCAGAATTTACTCTAGGGACAGGAGCCAGAAACACGCATCTA GAGGCACCTATTTCTACATGAGTAAGATTCTGCGATTGGTCAGACATACTGCAGCATCTTTTGCATCACTATTAGTGCAACTATTTCAAATGGTTTTGCTGAAGCAGAGTTATGAATCTAAAG CTCACTCAGATTACTGTGGAAGCATGAATATAAAGGAGTTTTACAGAGAGGATAGCCATCTTGATGTAAATGAGGAATCAATAT GGAGAGCAGCTTCTGGTATCTTCAGGTTGCTTAGAGCTGGCTGGAATCAACTTCTTACTCTGCTGTCTTTGCTGAAGGTGTTTATTCTTAGAAA aTGCCTTCCAAAGATTTCCAGGCTATTGCTGTTTCTCAtcccactgctgtttctactAG GTTTATGGTTCTGGGGGTTTGACACCTTCATTGCGCTGTTGCCTCTGTTGAACCGGACAAGAATTGATAAAGTCCAGAGCGTAGATGACTCTACTTATGTTCCTGACCCACAGCCTGATTCTTCTCGTTTTGTACAGCCTCCAAAG GATACCATAAATATATTTGATTCTGCTCGTATAAGTGAGCTGGAAAAGCAGATGGCCTTCGTGTCTGACAGATGCCATCATCACGATGAAGAATATAGCAAAGTGCTGCTTCTACTCCATAATCTtcaagatcaggttgcccagatgggtaacagaaatgaaatattgaagctaataaaaaatGTGATGGATCAACATCTTAAAGATAAGAGACTGGAGGAAAAG aCTGACTTCCTGGCTCTACATCAAGAGCACAACTTGCGCATCATAACGTTGGAAGATCTTCTTAGAAAACTCTCTGCTGAATCTAAG gACATTCAGAAGGAACTTGAAATAgccaaagcaaaaacaataaG AGATGGTGATGAACATAATCAGCTTTTATCCAGAGTTAAAAAGCTAGAACTAGAGTTGTCTCAAGTGAAATCAGAACTATTAACTGGAGAAAGTGTGAAGACAAGTTGTGAGAAAATAGATGTCATTCATGAAAAA GTAGATGCCCAGGTTAAAGAATCTGTCAAGATGATGCTTTTTGGTGATCAACACAAGGACTTTCCTGAATCGCTTCTCCAGTGGCTTACATCCAATTTTGTGACCAGAAGCGATCTGCAAACTTTGCTGCAGGATCTGGAGTTGCAAATCCTCAAGAATATTACTGTACAGATGGCTGTAACAAACCAAAGAATAACATCTGAAGTAGTAACAAATGCTGTGAATAACGCAGGGATTTCTGGAATCACAGAAGCA CAAGCACAGATCATTGTAAACAATGCGTTGAAGCTGTACTCTCAAGACAAGACTGGTATGGTGGATTTTGCCTTAGAATCTGGAG gTGGCAGCATTTTGAGTACTCGCTGTTCTGAAACCTATGAGACAAAAACAGCACTAATTAGCCTCTTTGGAATTCCTCTGTGGTACTTCTCTCAGTCTCCCAGAGTGGTTATTCAG CCGGATATGTACCCAGGAAACTGCTGGGCTTTCAAGGGATCAGAGGGATATCTTGTAGTTAGACTTTCCATGAAGATCTATCCGACTGCCTTCTCATTGGAACACATACCAAAAACACTTTCACCATCAGGAAATATCACCAGTGCTCCTAGGAAGTTTTCAGTATAT GGCTTAGATGATGAATATCAAGAGGAAGGCACATTTCTGGGACAGTATGTCTATGACCAAGAAGGGGAGCCGCTGCAGATGTTTACAGTG gaGAAAAGTGAAAACGTATTCCAAATAGTGGAATTGAGAATTCTTTCTAATTGGGGACATGCAGAATATACCTGTCTTTATCGATTCAGAGTGCATGGGAAACCTGCTGAATAA
- the SUN1 gene encoding SUN domain-containing protein 1 isoform X10, whose translation MSRRSLRLAAAGFNKPDSARNDLLHDSSYAGNVTFRDQSSKMVKQRKSINKQSGSVRDVPRKNLSSSPIFNQSSFLSRASDTSMVSTVLDESSIREQTEVDHFWGLDDDGDPKGSDATLLQRNGDIATAETQTTMINGYTCSDCSMLSERKEVLTAYSASSVPSSRIYSRDRSQKHASRGTYFYMSKILRLVRHTAASFASLLVQLFQMVLLKQSYESKAHSDYCGSMNIKEFYREDSHLDVNEESICDDCKGKKQLEIHTTEHMQSSRAKRVARTISHIFSYAGRAASGIFRLLRAGWNQLLTLLSLLKVFILRKCLPKISRLLLFLIPLLFLLGLWFWGFDTFIALLPLLNRTRIDKVQSVDDSTYVPDPQPDSSRFVQPPKDTINIFDSARISELEKQMAFVSDRCHHHDEEYSKVLLLLHNLQDQVAQMGNRNEILKLIKNVMDQHLKDKRLEEKTDFLALHQEHNLRIITLEDLLRKLSAESKDIQKELEIAKAKTIRDGDEHNQLLSRVKKLELELSQVKSELLTGESVKTSCEKIDVIHEKVDAQVKESVKMMLFGDQHKDFPESLLQWLTSNFVTRSDLQTLLQDLELQILKNITVQMAVTNQRITSEVVTNAVNNAGISGITEAQAQIIVNNALKLYSQDKTGMVDFALESGGGSILSTRCSETYETKTALISLFGIPLWYFSQSPRVVIQPDMYPGNCWAFKGSEGYLVVRLSMKIYPTAFSLEHIPKTLSPSGNITSAPRKFSVYGLDDEYQEEGTFLGQYVYDQEGEPLQMFTVEKSENVFQIVELRILSNWGHAEYTCLYRFRVHGKPAE comes from the exons ATGTCTCGGCGTAGTTTACGGTTAGCTGCTGCAGGATTTAATAAACCAGATAGTGCCCGAAATGATCTCCTTCATGACAGCTCTTACGCCGGGAATGTGACTTTCAGGGATCAGTCTTCTAA GATGGTGAAGCAGCGCAAAAGCATAAACAAACAGTCTGGCAGTGTGAGAGACGTGCCAAGGAAAAATCTGTCCAGCTCTCCCATTTTTAACCAAAGCAGTTTCCTTAGCCGTGCCAGCGATACATCAATGGTATCCACTGTGTTGGATGAATCTTCGATTCGAGAGCAGACAGAAGTTGATCATTTCTGGG GTCTTGATGATGATGGTGACCCTAAAG GTAGTGATGCCACGCTCTTGCAGAGAAATGGCGATATAGCAACAGCGGAAACACAGACTACGATGATAAATGGGTACACGTGCAGTGACTGCAGCATGCTTTCTGAACGGAAGGAGGTTCTTACAGCATactctgcttcttctgtgccATCTTCCAGAATTTACTCTAGGGACAGGAGCCAGAAACACGCATCTA GAGGCACCTATTTCTACATGAGTAAGATTCTGCGATTGGTCAGACATACTGCAGCATCTTTTGCATCACTATTAGTGCAACTATTTCAAATGGTTTTGCTGAAGCAGAGTTATGAATCTAAAG CTCACTCAGATTACTGTGGAAGCATGAATATAAAGGAGTTTTACAGAGAGGATAGCCATCTTGATGTAAATGAGGAATCAATAT GTGATGACTGTAAGGGGAAGAAACAACTTGaaatacacaccacagagcacaTGCAATCCTCCAGGGCTAAAAGGGTAGCAAGGACCATTTCGCACATCTTTTCTTATGCAG GGAGAGCAGCTTCTGGTATCTTCAGGTTGCTTAGAGCTGGCTGGAATCAACTTCTTACTCTGCTGTCTTTGCTGAAGGTGTTTATTCTTAGAAA aTGCCTTCCAAAGATTTCCAGGCTATTGCTGTTTCTCAtcccactgctgtttctactAG GTTTATGGTTCTGGGGGTTTGACACCTTCATTGCGCTGTTGCCTCTGTTGAACCGGACAAGAATTGATAAAGTCCAGAGCGTAGATGACTCTACTTATGTTCCTGACCCACAGCCTGATTCTTCTCGTTTTGTACAGCCTCCAAAG GATACCATAAATATATTTGATTCTGCTCGTATAAGTGAGCTGGAAAAGCAGATGGCCTTCGTGTCTGACAGATGCCATCATCACGATGAAGAATATAGCAAAGTGCTGCTTCTACTCCATAATCTtcaagatcaggttgcccagatgggtaacagaaatgaaatattgaagctaataaaaaatGTGATGGATCAACATCTTAAAGATAAGAGACTGGAGGAAAAG aCTGACTTCCTGGCTCTACATCAAGAGCACAACTTGCGCATCATAACGTTGGAAGATCTTCTTAGAAAACTCTCTGCTGAATCTAAG gACATTCAGAAGGAACTTGAAATAgccaaagcaaaaacaataaG AGATGGTGATGAACATAATCAGCTTTTATCCAGAGTTAAAAAGCTAGAACTAGAGTTGTCTCAAGTGAAATCAGAACTATTAACTGGAGAAAGTGTGAAGACAAGTTGTGAGAAAATAGATGTCATTCATGAAAAA GTAGATGCCCAGGTTAAAGAATCTGTCAAGATGATGCTTTTTGGTGATCAACACAAGGACTTTCCTGAATCGCTTCTCCAGTGGCTTACATCCAATTTTGTGACCAGAAGCGATCTGCAAACTTTGCTGCAGGATCTGGAGTTGCAAATCCTCAAGAATATTACTGTACAGATGGCTGTAACAAACCAAAGAATAACATCTGAAGTAGTAACAAATGCTGTGAATAACGCAGGGATTTCTGGAATCACAGAAGCA CAAGCACAGATCATTGTAAACAATGCGTTGAAGCTGTACTCTCAAGACAAGACTGGTATGGTGGATTTTGCCTTAGAATCTGGAG gTGGCAGCATTTTGAGTACTCGCTGTTCTGAAACCTATGAGACAAAAACAGCACTAATTAGCCTCTTTGGAATTCCTCTGTGGTACTTCTCTCAGTCTCCCAGAGTGGTTATTCAG CCGGATATGTACCCAGGAAACTGCTGGGCTTTCAAGGGATCAGAGGGATATCTTGTAGTTAGACTTTCCATGAAGATCTATCCGACTGCCTTCTCATTGGAACACATACCAAAAACACTTTCACCATCAGGAAATATCACCAGTGCTCCTAGGAAGTTTTCAGTATAT GGCTTAGATGATGAATATCAAGAGGAAGGCACATTTCTGGGACAGTATGTCTATGACCAAGAAGGGGAGCCGCTGCAGATGTTTACAGTG gaGAAAAGTGAAAACGTATTCCAAATAGTGGAATTGAGAATTCTTTCTAATTGGGGACATGCAGAATATACCTGTCTTTATCGATTCAGAGTGCATGGGAAACCTGCTGAATAA
- the SUN1 gene encoding SUN domain-containing protein 1 isoform X11, with amino-acid sequence MSRRSLRLAAAGFNKPDSARNDLLHDSSYAGNVTFRDQSSKMVKQRKSINKQSGSVRDVPRKNLSSSPIFNQSSFLSRASDTSMVSTVLDESSIREQTEVDHFWGLDDDGDPKGSDATLLQRNGDIATAETQTTMINGYTCSDCSMLSERKEVLTAYSASSVPSSRIYSRDRSQKHASRGTYFYMSKILRLVRHTAASFASLLVQLFQMVLLKQSYESKAHSDYCGSMNIKEFYREDSHLDVNEESICYFVLHMLRTVGAAGWLVSQKVLSLLWLAILSPGRAASGIFRLLRAGWNQLLTLLSLLKVFILRKCLPKISRLLLFLIPLLFLLGLWFWGFDTFIALLPLLNRTRIDKVQSVDDSTYVPDPQPDSSRFVQPPKDTINIFDSARISELEKQMAFVSDRCHHHDEEYSKVLLLLHNLQDQVAQMGNRNEILKLIKNVMDQHLKDKRLEEKTDFLALHQEHNLRIITLEDLLRKLSAESKDIQKELEIAKAKTIRDGDEHNQLLSRVKKLELELSQVKSELLTGESVKTSCEKIDVIHEKVDAQVKESVKMMLFGDQHKDFPESLLQWLTSNFVTRSDLQTLLQDLELQILKNITVQMAVTNQRITSEVVTNAVNNAGISGITEAQAQIIVNNALKLYSQDKTGMVDFALESGGGSILSTRCSETYETKTALISLFGIPLWYFSQSPRVVIQPDMYPGNCWAFKGSEGYLVVRLSMKIYPTAFSLEHIPKTLSPSGNITSAPRKFSVYGLDDEYQEEGTFLGQYVYDQEGEPLQMFTVEKSENVFQIVELRILSNWGHAEYTCLYRFRVHGKPAE; translated from the exons ATGTCTCGGCGTAGTTTACGGTTAGCTGCTGCAGGATTTAATAAACCAGATAGTGCCCGAAATGATCTCCTTCATGACAGCTCTTACGCCGGGAATGTGACTTTCAGGGATCAGTCTTCTAA GATGGTGAAGCAGCGCAAAAGCATAAACAAACAGTCTGGCAGTGTGAGAGACGTGCCAAGGAAAAATCTGTCCAGCTCTCCCATTTTTAACCAAAGCAGTTTCCTTAGCCGTGCCAGCGATACATCAATGGTATCCACTGTGTTGGATGAATCTTCGATTCGAGAGCAGACAGAAGTTGATCATTTCTGGG GTCTTGATGATGATGGTGACCCTAAAG GTAGTGATGCCACGCTCTTGCAGAGAAATGGCGATATAGCAACAGCGGAAACACAGACTACGATGATAAATGGGTACACGTGCAGTGACTGCAGCATGCTTTCTGAACGGAAGGAGGTTCTTACAGCATactctgcttcttctgtgccATCTTCCAGAATTTACTCTAGGGACAGGAGCCAGAAACACGCATCTA GAGGCACCTATTTCTACATGAGTAAGATTCTGCGATTGGTCAGACATACTGCAGCATCTTTTGCATCACTATTAGTGCAACTATTTCAAATGGTTTTGCTGAAGCAGAGTTATGAATCTAAAG CTCACTCAGATTACTGTGGAAGCATGAATATAAAGGAGTTTTACAGAGAGGATAGCCATCTTGATGTAAATGAGGAATCAATAT GTTACTTTGTGCTGCACATGTTGCGAACAGTGGGAGCAGCTGGATGGCTTGTGTCCCAGAAGGTGTTGTCTCTACTTTGGCTGGCCATTCTTTCCCCAG GGAGAGCAGCTTCTGGTATCTTCAGGTTGCTTAGAGCTGGCTGGAATCAACTTCTTACTCTGCTGTCTTTGCTGAAGGTGTTTATTCTTAGAAA aTGCCTTCCAAAGATTTCCAGGCTATTGCTGTTTCTCAtcccactgctgtttctactAG GTTTATGGTTCTGGGGGTTTGACACCTTCATTGCGCTGTTGCCTCTGTTGAACCGGACAAGAATTGATAAAGTCCAGAGCGTAGATGACTCTACTTATGTTCCTGACCCACAGCCTGATTCTTCTCGTTTTGTACAGCCTCCAAAG GATACCATAAATATATTTGATTCTGCTCGTATAAGTGAGCTGGAAAAGCAGATGGCCTTCGTGTCTGACAGATGCCATCATCACGATGAAGAATATAGCAAAGTGCTGCTTCTACTCCATAATCTtcaagatcaggttgcccagatgggtaacagaaatgaaatattgaagctaataaaaaatGTGATGGATCAACATCTTAAAGATAAGAGACTGGAGGAAAAG aCTGACTTCCTGGCTCTACATCAAGAGCACAACTTGCGCATCATAACGTTGGAAGATCTTCTTAGAAAACTCTCTGCTGAATCTAAG gACATTCAGAAGGAACTTGAAATAgccaaagcaaaaacaataaG AGATGGTGATGAACATAATCAGCTTTTATCCAGAGTTAAAAAGCTAGAACTAGAGTTGTCTCAAGTGAAATCAGAACTATTAACTGGAGAAAGTGTGAAGACAAGTTGTGAGAAAATAGATGTCATTCATGAAAAA GTAGATGCCCAGGTTAAAGAATCTGTCAAGATGATGCTTTTTGGTGATCAACACAAGGACTTTCCTGAATCGCTTCTCCAGTGGCTTACATCCAATTTTGTGACCAGAAGCGATCTGCAAACTTTGCTGCAGGATCTGGAGTTGCAAATCCTCAAGAATATTACTGTACAGATGGCTGTAACAAACCAAAGAATAACATCTGAAGTAGTAACAAATGCTGTGAATAACGCAGGGATTTCTGGAATCACAGAAGCA CAAGCACAGATCATTGTAAACAATGCGTTGAAGCTGTACTCTCAAGACAAGACTGGTATGGTGGATTTTGCCTTAGAATCTGGAG gTGGCAGCATTTTGAGTACTCGCTGTTCTGAAACCTATGAGACAAAAACAGCACTAATTAGCCTCTTTGGAATTCCTCTGTGGTACTTCTCTCAGTCTCCCAGAGTGGTTATTCAG CCGGATATGTACCCAGGAAACTGCTGGGCTTTCAAGGGATCAGAGGGATATCTTGTAGTTAGACTTTCCATGAAGATCTATCCGACTGCCTTCTCATTGGAACACATACCAAAAACACTTTCACCATCAGGAAATATCACCAGTGCTCCTAGGAAGTTTTCAGTATAT GGCTTAGATGATGAATATCAAGAGGAAGGCACATTTCTGGGACAGTATGTCTATGACCAAGAAGGGGAGCCGCTGCAGATGTTTACAGTG gaGAAAAGTGAAAACGTATTCCAAATAGTGGAATTGAGAATTCTTTCTAATTGGGGACATGCAGAATATACCTGTCTTTATCGATTCAGAGTGCATGGGAAACCTGCTGAATAA
- the SUN1 gene encoding SUN domain-containing protein 1 isoform X16: MSRRSLRLAAAGFNKPDSARNDLLHDSSYAGNVTFRDQSSKMVKQRKSINKQSGSVRDVPRKNLSSSPIFNQSSFLSRASDTSMVSTVLDESSIREQTEVDHFWGLDDDGDPKGSDATLLQRNGDIATAETQTTMINGYTCSDCSMLSERKEVLTAYSASSVPSSRIYSRDRSQKHASRGTYFYMSKILRLVRHTAASFASLLVQLFQMVLLKQSYESKAHSDYCGSMNIKEFYREDSHLDVNEESIWRAASGIFRLLRAGWNQLLTLLSLLKVFILRKCLPKISRLLLFLIPLLFLLGLWFWGFDTFIALLPLLNRTRIDKVQSVDDSTYVPDPQPDSSRFVQPPKDTINIFDSARISELEKQMAFVSDRCHHHDEEYSKVLLLLHNLQDQVAQMGNRNEILKLIKNVMDQHLKDKRLEEKTDFLALHQEHNLRIITLEDLLRKLSAESKDIQKELEIAKAKTIRDGDEHNQLLSRVKKLELELSQVKSELLTGESVKTSCEKIDVIHEKVDAQVKESVKMMLFGDQHKDFPESLLQWLTSNFVTRSDLQTLLQDLELQILKNITVQMAVTNQRITSEVVTNAVNNAGISGITEAQAQIIVNNALKLYSQDKTGMVDFALESGGGSILSTRCSETYETKTALISLFGIPLWYFSQSPRVVIQPDMYPGNCWAFKGSEGYLVVRLSMKIYPTAFSLEHIPKTLSPSGNITSAPRKFSVYGLDDEYQEEGTFLGQYVYDQEGEPLQMFTVEKSENVFQIVELRILSNWGHAEYTCLYRFRVHGKPAE, translated from the exons ATGTCTCGGCGTAGTTTACGGTTAGCTGCTGCAGGATTTAATAAACCAGATAGTGCCCGAAATGATCTCCTTCATGACAGCTCTTACGCCGGGAATGTGACTTTCAGGGATCAGTCTTCTAA GATGGTGAAGCAGCGCAAAAGCATAAACAAACAGTCTGGCAGTGTGAGAGACGTGCCAAGGAAAAATCTGTCCAGCTCTCCCATTTTTAACCAAAGCAGTTTCCTTAGCCGTGCCAGCGATACATCAATGGTATCCACTGTGTTGGATGAATCTTCGATTCGAGAGCAGACAGAAGTTGATCATTTCTGGG GTCTTGATGATGATGGTGACCCTAAAG GTAGTGATGCCACGCTCTTGCAGAGAAATGGCGATATAGCAACAGCGGAAACACAGACTACGATGATAAATGGGTACACGTGCAGTGACTGCAGCATGCTTTCTGAACGGAAGGAGGTTCTTACAGCATactctgcttcttctgtgccATCTTCCAGAATTTACTCTAGGGACAGGAGCCAGAAACACGCATCTA GAGGCACCTATTTCTACATGAGTAAGATTCTGCGATTGGTCAGACATACTGCAGCATCTTTTGCATCACTATTAGTGCAACTATTTCAAATGGTTTTGCTGAAGCAGAGTTATGAATCTAAAG CTCACTCAGATTACTGTGGAAGCATGAATATAAAGGAGTTTTACAGAGAGGATAGCCATCTTGATGTAAATGAGGAATCAATAT GGAGAGCAGCTTCTGGTATCTTCAGGTTGCTTAGAGCTGGCTGGAATCAACTTCTTACTCTGCTGTCTTTGCTGAAGGTGTTTATTCTTAGAAA aTGCCTTCCAAAGATTTCCAGGCTATTGCTGTTTCTCAtcccactgctgtttctactAG GTTTATGGTTCTGGGGGTTTGACACCTTCATTGCGCTGTTGCCTCTGTTGAACCGGACAAGAATTGATAAAGTCCAGAGCGTAGATGACTCTACTTATGTTCCTGACCCACAGCCTGATTCTTCTCGTTTTGTACAGCCTCCAAAG GATACCATAAATATATTTGATTCTGCTCGTATAAGTGAGCTGGAAAAGCAGATGGCCTTCGTGTCTGACAGATGCCATCATCACGATGAAGAATATAGCAAAGTGCTGCTTCTACTCCATAATCTtcaagatcaggttgcccagatgggtaacagaaatgaaatattgaagctaataaaaaatGTGATGGATCAACATCTTAAAGATAAGAGACTGGAGGAAAAG aCTGACTTCCTGGCTCTACATCAAGAGCACAACTTGCGCATCATAACGTTGGAAGATCTTCTTAGAAAACTCTCTGCTGAATCTAAG gACATTCAGAAGGAACTTGAAATAgccaaagcaaaaacaataaG AGATGGTGATGAACATAATCAGCTTTTATCCAGAGTTAAAAAGCTAGAACTAGAGTTGTCTCAAGTGAAATCAGAACTATTAACTGGAGAAAGTGTGAAGACAAGTTGTGAGAAAATAGATGTCATTCATGAAAAA GTAGATGCCCAGGTTAAAGAATCTGTCAAGATGATGCTTTTTGGTGATCAACACAAGGACTTTCCTGAATCGCTTCTCCAGTGGCTTACATCCAATTTTGTGACCAGAAGCGATCTGCAAACTTTGCTGCAGGATCTGGAGTTGCAAATCCTCAAGAATATTACTGTACAGATGGCTGTAACAAACCAAAGAATAACATCTGAAGTAGTAACAAATGCTGTGAATAACGCAGGGATTTCTGGAATCACAGAAGCA CAAGCACAGATCATTGTAAACAATGCGTTGAAGCTGTACTCTCAAGACAAGACTGGTATGGTGGATTTTGCCTTAGAATCTGGAG gTGGCAGCATTTTGAGTACTCGCTGTTCTGAAACCTATGAGACAAAAACAGCACTAATTAGCCTCTTTGGAATTCCTCTGTGGTACTTCTCTCAGTCTCCCAGAGTGGTTATTCAG CCGGATATGTACCCAGGAAACTGCTGGGCTTTCAAGGGATCAGAGGGATATCTTGTAGTTAGACTTTCCATGAAGATCTATCCGACTGCCTTCTCATTGGAACACATACCAAAAACACTTTCACCATCAGGAAATATCACCAGTGCTCCTAGGAAGTTTTCAGTATAT GGCTTAGATGATGAATATCAAGAGGAAGGCACATTTCTGGGACAGTATGTCTATGACCAAGAAGGGGAGCCGCTGCAGATGTTTACAGTG gaGAAAAGTGAAAACGTATTCCAAATAGTGGAATTGAGAATTCTTTCTAATTGGGGACATGCAGAATATACCTGTCTTTATCGATTCAGAGTGCATGGGAAACCTGCTGAATAA